The sequence TCGACGCCACATCGGGCCAGGGCGCCGGCGCCATCTACAACGCCGACGGCGGCTTTCCCCGCCTCCAGGTCGACTACACCGGTTCGCCCGGCGGCGACGCGGCGCTCGCCTGGAACACGGCCCGCGGCGGAGTCGCCGCCTCCAGTACGAACTACCACCACATCGGCATCAAGAAGGTGGAGTACAAGGGCTACCCCACCGTCGCCGACTGGGAGTTCGAACGGACCCAGCACGGCCAGCGTGTCCGGGTGCTGAACCGCGGCTTCAAGGCCGACGCGAAGCACGGCTACGCGATCATGATCAGCTGCAAGGCGGACGAGTGGGACGGCAAGGAGTGCCGGACGCTGCGCGAGACGGCGTTCGCATCGTTCCAGCCGGTCGACTGAGGCGGCCCGGCGCGGCCGGGGGCGGCCGCGGGGCCGGGTTGTGCCGACCGGCCGCGCCGCCGCCGCAGGACACGTATGGTGAGATCCCGTAGACCGTACGCAGCCGAAACAGACAGTCAATTGCACCGCAAGTGACTGTGATTGACGGATTCGGTGCGGAGCGGTCTGCGTGACCGGGGGGACAGCGCGCTCTGGGGAGGCGTCGTGGACGACTACGCGGGTCGGGTGCTTGCCGACCGCTACCGCCTTCCGCTGCCTCCGGCCGACGCGTACGAACTGGTCGAGACCCGGGCATTCGACACATACAGCGGCCAGGAGGTCCTGGTCCGTCAGGTGCCGCTGCCCGAGGTCGTGGACGCGGAGTTCGTCGAGGGCGACGGCCGCGCCTCCGCCGTGCCGCGCTCCGGCGGACGTGCGGTCGGCCGGCCCACGGAACCGGCCGTGCGGCGCGCCATCGAGGCCGCCCAGGCGGCGGCCCAAGTGCCCGACCATCCACGGCTCGACCAGGTCTTCGACGTGTTCGCGGAGCAGGGTTCGCTCTGGATAGTGAGCGAACTGGTGGCGTCCCGCCCGCTGGCCGCGCTCCTCGCGGAGCGCCCGCTCAACCCGTTCCGGGCCGCCGAGATCGGCTCCGACGTGCTGACGGCGCTGCGTGTGCTGCACGCCCACGGCTGGACCCACCGCAACATCACCGTGCGCACGGTGCTCGTCTGCGACGACGGGCGGGTCGTCCTGACCGGGCTCGCGGCCGGCGCGGCCGAGGAGGCGCTGTGCGGTTACAACCCGGTGCCGCACCCCGACGACGAGGAGCCGGACGAGGACGGGTACGGCGGCCCCGCAGTCGAGTCCGGCCCCACCGGCCCCTACGTCCCGCCCGAGGCCGACCCGGAGCCGCCCGGCCCGTACGCCCCCGGCGAAACCGAGGCCGGCTACCTGCCGGCCTCCCGGGGCCCCGCGGCGATCGAGTCGGGGCCGGGCGCCGAACTCGCGCCTCCGTACGGCGGCGAGGCGGACCGCGTCGTGCCTCCGTACGGCGGCGAGGCTGACCCCGCGCGCCGGCCGGTGCCGCCCGGCGGGCTGCCCGTGCCCGCCGCCGGGACGGACAGCGCCGCCCACGCCAGGGCCGCACGGGCCGGGGCCATCGCCGCGTACCGGGCGGGCGCCCGCGCCGCCGCCGCCCGCGTCAGCGAGGAGGAACGCCGCGCGGGGAACGCCCCGGGCGCGCGCCCCGCGCTCCCGCAGCCTTCGGCCGGCGCGGACGACGAGCGCGGCACGGAACCCGCGCCGGACGCCTGGCCGGGACGCCCACAGCCGCCGGACGACAGGGACGAGCCATACGGCGCCGACCCCGACGCCTGGCCCGTGCTTCCGCAGGCCCAGGGTCGCGCGGGCGACGGGCGTGACGTCGAACCCGCCACCGACGCGTGGCCCGTGCTTCCGCAGGCTCCGCGTGGTGCGGAGGCCGTGTCCGGCGAGGACGGTCGCTCGCCGTACCGGCAGTCGGCCGGTGAGGGCGATGGGCGCGGCGTCGAACCCGCCACCGACGCGTGGCCCGTGCTTCCGCAGGCTCCGCCTGGTGCGGGTGAGACGCGTGGTGCGGAACCCGCCACCGACGCCTGGCCGGTGCTTCCGCAGGCTCAGGGTCGCGCAGGCGACGCGCGTGGCGGCGAACCCGCCACCGACGCCTGGCCCGTGGTCCCGCGGGCCCCGGGTTCCGGCGCGCGTCCCGGGTACGGGCGGCCGGGCGGTGAGGACTCCGATGGTGAGGGCGAGCGCACCGCGTCCCGGCCCGTGCTTCCGCAGTTGCCCGGGGGCTGGGTGCGGGGGACCGAGGCGCAGGAGCCGTACGACGGCTATGCGTACGACGTGGACGACGAGGAGGACGACGACGAGGATGACGACGGCGGGCAGGCGCCGCC comes from Streptomyces sp. Mut1 and encodes:
- a CDS encoding protein kinase; translated protein: MDDYAGRVLADRYRLPLPPADAYELVETRAFDTYSGQEVLVRQVPLPEVVDAEFVEGDGRASAVPRSGGRAVGRPTEPAVRRAIEAAQAAAQVPDHPRLDQVFDVFAEQGSLWIVSELVASRPLAALLAERPLNPFRAAEIGSDVLTALRVLHAHGWTHRNITVRTVLVCDDGRVVLTGLAAGAAEEALCGYNPVPHPDDEEPDEDGYGGPAVESGPTGPYVPPEADPEPPGPYAPGETEAGYLPASRGPAAIESGPGAELAPPYGGEADRVVPPYGGEADPARRPVPPGGLPVPAAGTDSAAHARAARAGAIAAYRAGARAAAARVSEEERRAGNAPGARPALPQPSAGADDERGTEPAPDAWPGRPQPPDDRDEPYGADPDAWPVLPQAQGRAGDGRDVEPATDAWPVLPQAPRGAEAVSGEDGRSPYRQSAGEGDGRGVEPATDAWPVLPQAPPGAGETRGAEPATDAWPVLPQAQGRAGDARGGEPATDAWPVVPRAPGSGARPGYGRPGGEDSDGEGERTASRPVLPQLPGGWVRGTEAQEPYDGYAYDVDDEEDDDEDDDGGQAPPRRLHLTGSWDDGPGSGRPVPAGGSGEDALRADAARRAPAPALPPATGSGAGRWDDVAAPDQGGPAYRGPATTLAAERARQARIAVVGAVTERWAPEQAGPVHGNWQLAPPIGPATDLWALGALLYRAVQGHAPYPEDSAPELVQMVCGEPPAFAEECGPLRPVVESLLRQDPTERPDVEELSGWLRSLVRSAPEPEAGLDVVTLPAEDTTRLPVVRRRGELVRKRRGRRGGAAHGRHRHTGEAADRTVGTYHEPRLKAPREPKGPKALRTPPDRPPRRLGRLLLVLILLVLVAVIAYAVMFMPKSDADKGTGAAPAPTASAPSGSATPDPGPTGSKEPSPAKSSGAQQPQTSRSAAALAPGYTLRKDAEGFEVGIPKGWQRSPANAERQVHYGSDGFSVLIVPGRDTAKANGSDPLDYQRDKEPELKPFRDSTWSSASGLRRTDVGRQAMAEGQFTWQDGNGREVYVRNLVMLVDGRYHILQVIGPEDQRDEVTEIYQQASVSYRVTG